Proteins from a genomic interval of Oceanispirochaeta crateris:
- a CDS encoding pallilysin-related adhesin: MKKRYVILFLLSLSFISCRDKNETNQIRTPRIVNPMVNGNDSVNDSTEQGDIEDTSFLVPMIDLPSDEYPQQIQDINLDSDTEEEQLILISTTDKEDHRFKLYIADYNNETMRFEKALEQDILVDHMDGLSTHLQDITGNQLNEVLVTGFDQNGFHTLDAFSIQTQGGTSGLRYKQIISITVNGTIDIQTSERSEDFKTGEITWESFPIITEASDESEENLDLVKTVYNWNRTAVRYQPVSVSQIPGVTIREEKLKDLYRGDLDDFKEFLSGPWHRISDLNEEKQPFLEEIMYFHPDENQVIFTAGDVQEIYDWNETYRTIFKGIYIQSVNQLIDSLRRDLYITVEDMDSIRVKIQGTTEWGGFYEPVSLSYQQSLIHNEILKPADDMIELSGLFKSSQGVEMYLDYPFFTEKSEDGTSRQGVLTFYNLYGTNVLQMRYQKANGLLEKRSVYRADYSVTSDSKRIIRTLTLQPGLLSVSGFSVEPGDSLHFEQIEIRESEES; the protein is encoded by the coding sequence ATGAAAAAACGCTATGTAATATTGTTCTTATTGTCACTGTCCTTTATTTCCTGTCGTGATAAAAATGAAACAAACCAAATTAGAACTCCCCGCATTGTCAATCCGATGGTTAATGGAAATGATAGTGTCAACGATTCAACTGAGCAGGGTGATATTGAAGATACTTCCTTCCTTGTACCCATGATTGACCTTCCCTCTGATGAATACCCCCAACAGATTCAAGACATAAACCTAGACAGCGATACAGAAGAAGAACAGCTGATCCTTATCAGTACCACTGATAAAGAGGATCACCGTTTTAAACTCTACATAGCCGATTATAACAATGAAACAATGAGGTTCGAGAAAGCCCTTGAGCAGGACATACTGGTTGACCATATGGATGGTCTGAGTACGCACCTGCAGGATATAACAGGAAATCAGCTGAATGAGGTACTCGTTACTGGATTCGATCAAAATGGTTTCCATACTCTTGATGCTTTCAGCATTCAGACCCAGGGAGGAACTTCCGGATTACGTTATAAACAGATCATCTCTATAACCGTAAACGGAACCATTGATATTCAGACAAGTGAAAGATCTGAAGATTTTAAAACAGGAGAAATAACCTGGGAGAGTTTCCCGATTATTACTGAAGCCAGCGATGAAAGTGAAGAGAATCTGGATCTTGTAAAAACCGTTTACAATTGGAATAGGACCGCCGTCAGGTACCAACCTGTTTCAGTATCCCAAATACCGGGAGTCACAATCAGGGAAGAGAAATTAAAAGATCTATACAGAGGGGATTTGGATGATTTTAAGGAGTTTTTGTCTGGCCCATGGCATAGAATCAGTGATTTGAACGAAGAAAAACAGCCCTTTCTTGAGGAAATCATGTACTTTCATCCTGATGAAAATCAAGTCATATTCACAGCAGGTGATGTCCAGGAGATTTACGACTGGAATGAAACTTATAGAACTATTTTTAAGGGAATTTATATACAATCAGTCAACCAGCTTATAGATAGTCTTAGACGAGACCTTTACATTACCGTGGAAGACATGGATTCCATTCGCGTCAAAATTCAGGGAACAACTGAATGGGGAGGTTTCTATGAACCGGTCAGTCTGTCATATCAACAGAGCCTGATTCACAATGAGATTTTGAAACCTGCAGATGACATGATAGAACTCAGCGGCTTATTTAAAAGCAGCCAAGGGGTCGAAATGTATCTGGATTATCCCTTTTTTACTGAGAAATCTGAAGATGGAACCAGCAGGCAAGGAGTTTTGACCTTTTACAATCTGTATGGCACGAATGTTTTGCAAATGCGTTATCAAAAAGCTAACGGATTGCTGGAAAAACGATCTGTTTATAGAGCCGATTACAGTGTTACAAGTGATAGTAAACGGATTATTAGAACCCTGACACTGCAGCCAGGCCTTCTTTCTGTCTCAGGATTCTCTGTGGAACCGGGGGATAGTCTTCATTTTGAACAGATTGAAATCAGGGAATCTGAGGAATCCTGA
- a CDS encoding SPOR domain-containing protein — protein sequence MKPNQNPIQRLQIHFKIILFVFTLVSLPLLGADDLSEAQVFEREGNLESARESYISWLKSHNGEGLDHFGRILIHTLRIPGTLENDLHLIEEYLSGVTLKEDKLILIETILVLYELTGDEVMKQRYLNLFLSLDDQIQNKNPALTRILIQGQNTATGEFLSQGNVQYTQVKSKFIADLRNQSDDQQLLVWLENTHKQFPSLLNDPDWLFLVQNKLNSGGYESQASRFRKMLYQSFPESVETLILKEGNISHLPHPDSLNLNPEIFETLPVLDDLGPSEPESNSVPIMYIQAGAFQSYENALNLKEELASYDELSQIVAEDTVYKVIIFSKDLDVTQKKLEVLGIKGFRIPQIP from the coding sequence GTGAAACCCAATCAGAATCCAATTCAGAGACTACAAATACATTTTAAGATAATTCTCTTTGTTTTCACCCTTGTATCCCTGCCTCTTCTTGGAGCTGATGATTTATCGGAGGCTCAAGTTTTTGAAAGAGAAGGAAATCTTGAGTCAGCCCGGGAGTCCTATATCAGCTGGCTCAAGAGTCACAATGGTGAGGGACTTGATCATTTCGGCAGAATTCTGATTCACACCCTCAGAATACCGGGGACTCTGGAGAATGACCTTCATCTTATCGAAGAATATCTCAGTGGTGTCACACTAAAAGAAGATAAACTTATTCTCATTGAAACAATTCTGGTCCTATATGAGCTGACCGGAGATGAGGTGATGAAGCAGAGGTATCTTAATTTATTCTTGTCTCTGGATGATCAAATACAGAATAAAAATCCCGCATTGACTAGGATATTGATTCAGGGACAAAATACTGCGACCGGGGAATTCCTTTCACAGGGAAATGTTCAGTACACTCAGGTCAAAAGTAAATTTATTGCTGATCTTCGAAATCAGAGTGATGACCAGCAGTTATTGGTATGGCTTGAAAACACACATAAGCAGTTTCCATCTTTGTTGAATGATCCAGATTGGTTATTTCTGGTTCAAAACAAACTAAACTCCGGAGGTTATGAATCACAAGCCTCCCGCTTTCGGAAGATGCTGTATCAATCCTTCCCGGAATCGGTAGAGACTTTGATCCTGAAAGAAGGAAATATCAGTCATTTGCCCCATCCTGACTCTTTGAACCTGAATCCTGAAATATTTGAAACTCTCCCGGTCTTAGATGACCTCGGCCCATCTGAACCTGAGTCAAACTCAGTTCCTATCATGTATATTCAAGCCGGCGCTTTTCAGAGTTATGAAAATGCACTGAATCTCAAAGAGGAGCTGGCGTCCTATGATGAATTGAGTCAGATCGTCGCAGAAGATACTGTATACAAGGTGATTATTTTCAGTAAAGATCTGGATGTCACTCAGAAAAAGCTTGAGGTCCTCGGTATCAAGGGATTCAGGATTCCTCAGATTCCCTGA
- a CDS encoding LCP family protein — MKHKVLIPLFSALLICTLVLIILILNSRWNSKIESYENMVILNQKELTAMRNTQELLKQNTYQVRKYMNLPELNFDTEEDSESDIPDAGSFELAAYDAISYLEEFNSSQEMLKEYTSLLGSENFQSLLRVLNLDYRKSSDFEGVLLKERSPYFKIVYIPDEKRFLIQSYIGDSEVRDSLESKEAVAFLQSETRKLNTLYERVDRLNRDLLQIYSDRNLRNELKKFNLYLGESAFSGKNRFIPILRIDDSELLRIVTDTEHSLFILGNYKYEDLETLKQGLIDYINHNDIRTASERTDDLVEKEIVALLSDPAFKQRLDDLGFTPIMQPREDNDYIYYDFVNEQSLRQGALALQKEFGEVYLMDGDDIPVRSLKTFTVNHELTFNFQLEQMKSESSVSDTFVPAQGSETFLLIGSHEHNADTMILLHGDSETSQLRMLSIPRDLYYEGRKINSIYREFGPQRLVSELSSLTGLSITKYIAIDMYAFIDVVNLLGGIDVRLDEALVDPTYKVRENGRWSTLYYTAGTHHLDGIAALRIARSRHTSSDFERAVRQQKVIAALKDKAVNMNFTDMNKIYELIRITGKYVQTNLSTTDMVKYFLSYKDYNIAGQHVMNTDNVLYASYTNLYRLSDEEQRAALEDESFYKGGWIVLPKDNDWTIIKTYIRSVLTGS; from the coding sequence ATGAAACATAAAGTCCTGATACCTCTTTTTTCAGCCCTTCTCATCTGTACGCTTGTTTTGATCATTCTCATTTTGAACAGCAGATGGAATTCTAAAATAGAATCCTATGAGAATATGGTGATCTTGAATCAAAAAGAACTGACAGCGATGAGGAATACTCAAGAATTGCTGAAACAAAATACCTACCAGGTCAGAAAATATATGAATCTTCCGGAGTTGAACTTTGATACAGAAGAAGATTCTGAATCAGATATTCCCGATGCCGGCAGTTTTGAGCTGGCAGCCTATGATGCTATTTCTTATTTGGAGGAATTTAACAGTTCTCAGGAAATGTTGAAGGAGTATACTTCATTACTGGGCAGTGAAAACTTTCAATCTTTGCTGAGAGTCTTGAATCTGGATTATAGGAAATCTAGTGATTTTGAAGGCGTTCTACTGAAAGAGCGGTCTCCCTACTTCAAAATTGTATATATACCTGATGAAAAACGATTTTTGATTCAATCCTATATCGGTGACTCTGAGGTACGGGATTCTCTGGAATCAAAAGAGGCTGTCGCCTTTTTACAGAGTGAAACCAGGAAGCTGAATACTCTTTATGAAAGGGTTGATAGACTCAACCGGGATCTTCTTCAAATTTACAGTGATCGCAATCTACGAAATGAGCTAAAAAAATTCAATTTATATCTGGGAGAGAGTGCCTTTTCCGGGAAAAATCGCTTTATACCCATATTGAGAATCGATGATTCAGAACTGCTTAGAATTGTTACTGATACTGAACATAGTCTCTTTATTCTGGGGAATTACAAATACGAAGACTTAGAGACACTTAAACAGGGACTCATAGACTATATCAATCATAATGACATTAGAACTGCCTCTGAGAGAACCGATGATTTGGTAGAAAAGGAAATTGTCGCTCTTCTATCGGATCCCGCATTTAAGCAGCGCCTTGATGACCTCGGCTTTACTCCTATCATGCAACCCCGGGAAGATAATGACTATATTTATTATGATTTTGTAAATGAACAATCCCTTCGTCAAGGAGCTCTGGCTCTTCAAAAGGAGTTTGGTGAGGTTTATCTGATGGATGGGGATGATATACCTGTCAGATCTTTAAAGACCTTCACTGTCAATCACGAACTCACTTTTAATTTTCAACTGGAGCAGATGAAATCCGAATCCTCCGTGAGTGATACATTTGTGCCGGCACAGGGATCAGAGACTTTTCTCCTTATAGGATCACATGAGCATAATGCTGATACGATGATTCTACTTCATGGGGATAGCGAAACATCGCAACTTAGAATGCTGAGCATTCCTCGTGATTTGTACTATGAAGGTCGAAAAATAAATTCTATCTACAGAGAGTTCGGTCCTCAAAGGTTAGTTTCCGAACTCTCAAGTCTGACAGGCTTAAGTATTACAAAATACATAGCCATTGATATGTATGCCTTTATTGATGTTGTCAATTTATTAGGAGGCATCGATGTTCGCCTCGATGAAGCCCTTGTTGATCCTACATATAAAGTTCGAGAAAACGGCCGTTGGTCTACTCTCTACTACACCGCAGGAACGCATCATTTAGATGGAATTGCGGCTTTGCGAATAGCCCGTTCCAGACATACTTCCTCGGATTTTGAAAGAGCCGTCCGACAACAAAAGGTGATTGCCGCTCTTAAAGATAAAGCGGTGAATATGAACTTTACGGATATGAATAAAATCTACGAACTGATCCGGATAACTGGTAAATATGTGCAGACCAATCTAAGCACAACGGATATGGTAAAATATTTCCTCTCATACAAAGATTATAATATTGCTGGGCAACACGTGATGAATACCGATAATGTGTTGTATGCAAGCTATACGAATCTATACCGCCTGAGCGACGAAGAACAACGTGCAGCTCTTGAAGATGAATCTTTTTATAAAGGCGGTTGGATTGTTTTACCAAAGGATAATGATTGGACTATAATTAAGACATATATACGATCAGTTTTAACTGGATCGTAA
- the folD gene encoding bifunctional methylenetetrahydrofolate dehydrogenase/methenyltetrahydrofolate cyclohydrolase FolD, with translation MAIIIDGKKVAADLREKLAAKVADMKKSGVTPGLAVVLIGDDPASRSYVSAKEKSCHDLGMYSRDIRLPQETSEGDLLALIKELNQDEEIDGILVQLPLPSHINESNIIVAIDPSKDVDGFHPMSVGRMILEQDTFLPCTPHGILKLLEYSHISTKGKKVVIVGRSNIVGKPLTNLLFQKKEWGNATVTVCHTATENLKEETLQADILIAAAGRPEMITSDMIKQDAVVIDVGVNRVNDSSKKRGYRLVGDVAFDEACEKASYITPVPGGVGPMTITMLLFNTVQSAEARLS, from the coding sequence ATGGCCATTATAATTGATGGAAAAAAAGTTGCCGCAGATCTTAGAGAGAAATTGGCTGCCAAAGTAGCAGATATGAAGAAATCGGGAGTGACGCCAGGTCTGGCTGTTGTTTTGATCGGTGATGATCCTGCCAGTCGGTCTTATGTGAGTGCAAAGGAAAAAAGCTGTCATGACCTAGGCATGTATTCAAGAGATATCAGGTTGCCCCAGGAGACAAGCGAGGGCGATTTATTGGCATTGATTAAAGAACTGAATCAGGATGAGGAAATTGATGGAATCCTTGTTCAGTTGCCACTGCCTTCTCATATAAATGAATCGAATATAATTGTTGCCATTGATCCTTCCAAGGATGTGGATGGTTTTCATCCCATGAGCGTTGGACGCATGATTCTAGAGCAGGATACTTTTCTTCCCTGTACGCCCCACGGTATTCTCAAACTGCTTGAATATTCTCATATTTCAACTAAAGGAAAAAAAGTCGTTATTGTCGGCCGGAGTAATATAGTTGGTAAACCACTGACAAACCTGTTATTCCAGAAAAAGGAGTGGGGGAATGCCACAGTCACAGTGTGTCATACAGCCACAGAAAATCTCAAAGAAGAAACCTTACAGGCCGATATTCTGATTGCAGCTGCCGGCCGGCCGGAGATGATTACTTCAGATATGATAAAGCAGGATGCCGTTGTGATTGATGTTGGTGTAAACCGGGTGAATGACAGCAGTAAAAAAAGGGGATATAGGCTTGTAGGAGATGTCGCTTTTGATGAAGCCTGTGAAAAAGCGTCCTATATTACTCCTGTACCTGGAGGAGTTGGTCCTATGACGATAACCATGCTGCTCTTTAATACTGTTCAATCAGCTGAAGCCAGACTTTCTTAA